The Sneathiella sp. P13V-1 genome includes a window with the following:
- a CDS encoding TAXI family TRAP transporter solute-binding subunit, translating to MKALKKIIAGAALAASVVGLASMASAQDIKFFTIGTGGTAYTYYPVGGVIANAISKPPGSRECGKGGSCGVDGLIASAVSSRGSVDNVNAIISGLRNSGFAQSDVAYWAYTGTGTMEGKPPAKDLRTIAALFQEHIHLIARADSGINSVADLKGKVVSLDEPGSGTYVDAKLILEANGMGVKDVTAEALKGNAASEALRNGKIDAYFVVAGYPTGSIVELASAEKIKLVPIDGDGAKALTDKYGFFAQSEIPAGTYEGVEGTNTVAVGAQWYTNAKESEELIYKITKALWNKESRKLLDVGHAKGKTITIETALSGVGVPLHPGAEKFYKEAGLIK from the coding sequence ATGAAAGCGTTGAAGAAGATTATTGCAGGTGCTGCGCTGGCTGCTTCTGTTGTTGGTCTGGCGTCAATGGCATCTGCACAGGATATCAAGTTTTTCACAATTGGTACCGGTGGTACAGCCTACACATACTATCCAGTTGGTGGCGTGATTGCGAATGCGATTTCAAAGCCTCCGGGGTCTCGTGAATGTGGCAAAGGCGGTAGCTGTGGCGTTGATGGCCTGATCGCCTCTGCCGTGTCCTCACGTGGTTCTGTTGACAATGTGAACGCAATTATTTCTGGCCTGCGTAATTCAGGTTTCGCGCAATCTGACGTCGCTTACTGGGCGTACACAGGCACAGGGACTATGGAAGGTAAGCCACCAGCCAAGGACCTTCGTACAATTGCAGCTTTGTTCCAAGAGCATATCCACCTCATTGCCCGCGCTGATAGCGGCATCAACAGTGTTGCGGATCTGAAAGGAAAAGTTGTTTCTCTGGATGAGCCAGGTTCAGGCACATACGTGGATGCAAAACTGATCCTGGAAGCCAATGGCATGGGTGTTAAGGATGTGACGGCTGAAGCCTTGAAAGGCAACGCGGCGTCAGAAGCGCTTCGCAACGGTAAGATCGACGCTTACTTTGTGGTTGCCGGTTATCCAACTGGCTCCATTGTTGAACTGGCATCAGCTGAGAAAATCAAACTGGTTCCAATTGACGGTGATGGTGCAAAAGCACTAACCGACAAGTATGGCTTCTTTGCGCAGAGTGAAATCCCTGCAGGCACTTATGAAGGCGTAGAAGGTACAAACACTGTTGCCGTAGGTGCGCAGTGGTACACAAATGCCAAAGAAAGTGAAGAGTTGATCTACAAGATCACAAAAGCTCTGTGGAACAAAGAATCCCGCAAACTGCTGGATGTTGGCCATGCAAAAGGCAAGACCATTACTATTGAAACAGCACTCTCAGGTGTTGGTGTTCCATTGCACCCAGGCGCTGAAAAATTCTACAAAGAAGCAGGTTTGATTAAGTAA
- the def gene encoding peptide deformylase: MSELNLVIGPDPIFRQKAVALLTVDDRARKNANRMLEILREEKGVGIGANMVGLLQRIIVLDLPGTETEMPLTMFNPEIVDQSEETHVFEEASLSFPGASAKIERPAKITVKYLDQSGDEVILQADGFLSTTIQHEIDYLDGRLYFDHLSRVKRDSLLRKYKKMRK, translated from the coding sequence ATGAGTGAATTAAACCTTGTGATCGGACCCGATCCGATTTTTAGACAAAAAGCCGTTGCTTTATTGACTGTTGATGATCGGGCGAGAAAGAATGCCAATCGAATGCTTGAAATTCTCCGAGAGGAAAAAGGGGTCGGTATTGGCGCAAATATGGTGGGCTTATTGCAAAGGATCATTGTGCTTGATCTTCCAGGCACTGAAACCGAGATGCCCTTGACGATGTTTAATCCTGAAATCGTCGACCAATCAGAGGAAACACATGTGTTCGAAGAAGCCTCTCTCAGTTTTCCGGGGGCGTCTGCGAAAATTGAAAGGCCCGCTAAGATTACAGTCAAATATCTGGATCAGAGTGGTGACGAAGTGATTTTGCAGGCAGATGGGTTTTTATCAACAACGATCCAGCATGAAATAGATTATCTGGACGGGCGCCTTTATTTTGACCATCTTTCCCGAGTAAAAAGAGACAGTCTCTTAAGAAAATACAAAAAGATGCGGAAGTAG
- a CDS encoding SDR family oxidoreductase, with translation MMTQKVAMITAGGSGMGAGAARKLAEDGFKVAILSSSGKGEALAEEFGGVGYTGSNLSADDLQAFTDKVINMYGRIDVLVNSAGHGPKGDILEISDDDWHLGMEYYLMNVIRPTRLVVPQMLKNGGGTIINISTFAVFEPDPLFPTSGVFRAGLASFSKLVSDKYAKDNIRVNNVLPGFIDSLPETEDRKNRIPMGRYGHTDEVSALIGYLASDAAAYVTGQNIRIDGGLTRAL, from the coding sequence AGCTGGCGGAAGACGGTTTTAAGGTTGCTATATTATCGTCTTCCGGAAAGGGGGAAGCCCTGGCCGAGGAATTTGGAGGTGTCGGATATACCGGATCGAACCTCTCCGCAGATGACTTGCAAGCCTTTACTGATAAAGTGATTAACATGTATGGCCGGATCGACGTGCTAGTGAATTCTGCGGGTCACGGTCCTAAAGGCGACATTCTGGAAATCAGCGATGATGACTGGCATCTGGGTATGGAATATTACCTGATGAATGTGATCCGCCCAACGCGTCTTGTGGTTCCTCAAATGCTGAAAAATGGCGGTGGGACGATTATCAATATCTCAACATTTGCGGTGTTTGAGCCAGACCCTCTTTTTCCGACATCGGGTGTGTTCAGGGCAGGACTTGCGTCCTTCTCCAAACTCGTCTCGGACAAGTATGCCAAAGATAATATTCGGGTAAATAACGTGTTGCCCGGTTTTATTGACAGCTTGCCAGAGACAGAAGATCGCAAAAATCGTATTCCAATGGGCCGCTATGGTCATACGGATGAGGTGTCCGCACTTATCGGATATTTGGCCTCAGATGCAGCGGCTTATGTAACGGGACAAAATATACGCATTGATGGCGGGCTGACCCGCGCCCTATAA